One Nocardioides dongkuii genomic window, CGGGTGATCAGCCGGCGGTCGGTGAACGTGTAGTGGTCGGTCAGCCAGCCCAGGAACGGCCAGACCGTGAAACGCAGGATCCCGAGCCCGGCCACGACCCACCCGACGAGGGTGACGACCTCCTGGTCGATGAGCACCTGCACCGCGACGCCGAGGGCCAGGAAGGCGACCAGCGCCAGCAGCGGCAGCAGGAGCGCCTTGGGGTGCGTGCGGGTGCTGACGACGACGCGCTCGCCCTCGGTCAGCAGCTTCGGTGAGATGGCCACGGACGGATCATGTCACCAATGCCGCTCAGCGTCCGGCCGGTCGCACGTGCACGACGTCCCCGGCGCCCACCGCCGTCGGCCCGTCGGGGCCGGCCACCACGAGCCGGCCGCCGGGGTCGATGCCGGTGGCCCGGCCGATCAGGTCCGCCCCGCCGGGCAGCTGGACACGGACGTCCCGGCCCACGGTCACGCAGGCCTCCGTGTACGCCGCGCGCAGCTCGGCGTCGCCGCGCTCGCCGCCCGCCTGCCACCCGTCGTACGCCGTGCGCAGGGCGGCGAGCAGGTCGACGAGCAGCTCGGTGCGGTCCGGCGCGGTGCCGCCCGCGAGCAGCAGCGAGGTCGCGGTCGGGACGGGGAGCTCGTCGGCGGTCATGGAGACGTTCAGGCCGATCCCCACGACCGCGGCCGGGCCCACCGGCGACTCGACCCGCTCCACCAGGATCCCGGCCACCTTCCGGTCGCCGAGGAGCACGTCGTTGGGCCACTTCACGCCGGCGTCGTACCCGCGTGCGCGCAGCGCCCGGCCCACGGCGTACCCGGTCAGCAGCGGGAGCCACGGCCAGGAGCGCGCCGGCACCGCGGGCCGGAGCAGCACCGAGAAGACCAGCGCCGACCGGGCCGGGGCCTCCCAGGTGCGGTCCAGCCGGCCGCGCGCCGCGGTCTGGTGCTCGGCCGCCACCACCAGGCCCTCCGGCTCCCCGGACCCGGCGCGCTCGACGACGGTGGCGTTGGTGGAGGCGACCTCCTCGACGACCTCGACCCGGGTGCCCGGGGCCCGCTCGGGCGCCGCGGCCAGGCGGTCCGGGTCGAGCGGCGGACGGGAGGGTGACGGGCACCACGTCGACTCGGCGTTCACGGGCACTACATTGACCCACGGCCATGCACGGACGCCAACGAGGAGACGAGCACCAGTGAGCGCACAGCCCGGCGAAGGCACCGAGGTCCCGGACGGACCCGACGCCCCCGACATCCACACCACCGCCGGCAAGCTGGCCGACCTCGATCGGCGCCTCGACGAGGCGGTGCACGCGGGCTCGGCGAAGGCGGTCGAGAAGCAGCACGCGAAGGGCCGCAAGACCGCCCGCGAGCGGATCGAGCTGCTCTTCGACGAGGGCTCCTTCGTCGAGCTCGACGAGCTCGCCCGGCACCGCTCCACGGCGTTCGGCCTGGAGAAGACCCGGCCCTACGGCGACGGCGTGATCACCGGGTACGGCTCGATCGACGGCCGCCAGGTGTGCGTGTTCTCCCAGGACTTCACGGTCTTCGGCGGCTCGCTCGGCGAGGTGTACGGCGAGAAGATCGTCAAGGTCATGGACCTCGCCATCAAGACCGGCTGCCCGATCATCGGCATCAACGAGGGCGCCGGCGCCCGCATCCAGGAGGGCGTGGTCTCCCTCGGCCTGTACGGCGAGATCTTCCGCCGCAACGTGCACGCCTCGGGCGTCATCCCGCAGATCAGCCTGATCATGGGCAACTGCGCGGGCGGCCACGTCTACTCCCCCGCGGTCACCGACTTCACCGTGATGGTCGACCAGACCTCGGCGATGTTCATCACCGGCCCCGACGTGATCAAGACCGTCACCGGCGAGGACGTCTCGATGGAGGACCTCGGCGGCGCGCGCACCCACAACACCAAGTCGGGCAACGCCCACTACATGGCCTCCGACGAGGACGACGCGCTGGAGTACGTCAAGGCGCTGCTGTCGTTCCTGCCGCAGAACAACCTCGACGAGTCGCCGACGTACGACGACGCCGCCGTCACCGAGATCACCGAGCTGGACCGCACGCTCGACACGATCATCCCGGACAGCCCGAACCAGCCCTACGACATGCACGACGTGATCACCGCCGTGCTCGACGACGAGGAGTTCCTCGAGGTCCAGGAGCTCTTCGCGCCCAACCTGATCATCGGCTTCGGCCGGGTCGAGGGCCGCTCGGTCGGCGTCGTGGCCAACCAGCCGATGCAGTTCGCCGGCACCCTCGACATCGACGCCTCCGAGAAGGCCGCGCGGTTCGTGCGGTTCTGCGACGCCTTCAACATCCCGGTGCTGACCTTCGTCGACGTCCCCGGCTTCCTGCCCGGCACCGACCAGGAGTGGAACGGCATCATCCGCCGCGGCGCGAAGCTGATCTACGCCTACGCGGAGGCCACCGTCCCGCTGGTCACGGTGATCACCCGCAAGGCCTACGGCGGCGCGTACGACGTGATGGGCTCCAAGCACCTCGGCGCCGACATGAACGTCGCCTGGCCGACCGCGCAGATCGCCGTGATGGGCGCCCAGGGCGCCGCCAACATCGTGCACCGCAAGACGCTCGCCGCGATCGAGGCCGACGGCGGGGACGTCGAGGCCAAGCGCGCCGAGCTCATCGACGAGTACGAGACGACGCTCGCCAACCCCTACATCGCCGCCGAGCGGGGCTACATCGACGCCGTCATCCAGCCGCACGAGACGCGGCTCGACATCGTCCGGGCGCTGCGCCTGCTGCGCTCCAAGCGCGAGACGCTGCCGGCCAAGAAGCACGGGAACATCCCGCTGTGACCGCGGACGCGAGCCCGGCGCCGTACCTCCGGGTGGTCAACCCCGACGCGACCCCCGAGGAGGTGGCGGCGGTCGTCGCCGTCCTCTCCTCGCTGGGCGGCGGCGCCCCGCCCGCGAGCCGCCTCGTGCCGTCGTGGTCGGCCCCGCACCGCCAGGTCCGCCGTACCCTCCCCCACGGCCCCGGCGGCTGGCGCGCGAGCTCGATGCCGCGCTGAGGGATGGTTCGGCAGGGTCAGATTCACCGGTCGACCGGTGAATCTGACCCTTGACCGACGGAGCTTCGTCGGTCAAGCGGAAGGTCTGTCGGTCCAGTACGCCGCGGCACGGCCTCGGCGGGAGGATTCACCGGTCGACCGGTGAATCTTGCGCTTGACCGACAGAGCTTCGTCGGTCCAGGGGAAGGTCCGTCGGTCCAGTACGCCGCGGCGCGGCGCGGGCGAGCGCCGGCGGTCAGACCGCCTCGGCCATCCGGTAGCCGACGCCCTTGACCGTCTCGATGTAGCGCGCGGTCGGGCCCTCGTCGCCGAGCTTGCGGCGCAGGTTGGCGACGTTCACCTCGACCGAGCGCTTGTCGGCCTCGCTGACGAAGTACGACGTGACGTACTGCTGGCCGCGCATGGTCAGCACCAGGTCGGCCTTGCTGCGCACCCGGCGACCGGTCTCCAGCAACGAGGCCAGCAGGTCGAACTCCGCCTGCGACAGCTCGACCGTGACGCCGTCGAGGGTGACGATCCGGGTCTCGCGGTCGAGCGCCAGCCCGTTGAGACGCAGCCAGCTGGTGACGGCCATCCGCTCCGCGAGCGACCCGGACCGCGGGGCCTCGGTCCGGACGGGGGCGGGCGGCGGCGTCGCCGCGTGCTGCTGGACCGGCTGGGCGGCCGGCTCGGGCGGGGCCGGGGGCAGGGGCTGCTCGTCCACCGGGGGCAGGTACGGGTACCGCGGCTCGGGCGCGCCGCGGCGCTTGCCGGCCCCGCCGTACGGCGAGAGTGCCGGCTCGCCGGTCTCCAGGTCACGCGCGGCCTCGGCGGCCCAGGAGTCGACCGAGGGCTCGGGCTCCGGGGCACGGGCCGGTGGCTCCTCGGGCGCGCTCGGCGGCACGTCGTACCGGGCGCGCGGGCGCCGCAGCATCGAGTCGGCGCGGGCGCGCAGCTCGCGCGGGCGGAACGGCTTGACCAGGTAGTCGTCGGCACCGGCCTCGAACCCCTGGACGACGTCGATCTCGTCGGCGAGCGCGGTGATCATGATCAGGTAGGTGCTGCTGAACTCCCGCAGCCGCTTGGCGACCGCGAAGCCGTCCATGCCGGGCATGTTCACGTCGAGCGTGGTGATCAACGGGTTGTGGTCGCGCACGGCGTCGACACCGAGGGGACCGTTCTCGGCGACGACGGTCTTGAAGCCCGATTGCGTGAGCACGATGTCGATCAGGTCGCGGACGTCCGGGTCGTCCTCGATGATGACCGCGGTCCACTGGTTGCCCGCATCCATGGGCGGGAGCCTAACAACGCGATCGGGTCCGCGACGCCGTACCGCGCCATTGCTTGCCGGAAGTCGCAGCGTGACGCGGAATCCTCGGGCACGATGTGCCGGTGCCCCGCTCCGTGCTCGCCCTGGTGATCTCCCTGACGTCCCTGCTGCTGGTCGCCCCCGTGCTGCCCGCGCAGGCAGCCGACGTGGCCGCCGTGCCCACCACGACCACGCTGACGGCGAGGGTGACCGGGCCGCTGCAGGTCACCCTCGACATGGAGGTGCGGGCCGAGGACGGGTCGGTGCCCACCGGGTCGGTCGAGGTGCGCGAGGGCGAGGACGTCGTCGCGACGGCCGTCCTCACCGACGGGCGCGCCGCCACGACGGTCTCGACGAGCGTCGGCGAGCACACGTACGTCGCGACGTACGTCGGTGACGCCGCGTTCCAGGGGTCCGAGTCCGCGACGACGGTGGTCGTCCGCCACCCCTACGACTGCCGCGGGTCGTTCTGCCAGCCGACGTCCCTCCAGATCAGCAGCAAGAGAGTGGTCTCCCCGGGCGCCCGCCCGACGCTCAAGGTCAGCGTGCGGATCAAGGGGAACGCCCCCGCCGCCACCGGTCGCGTCGCCCTGAGGCTGCAGGGTCCGGGCACCCGGTGGCGGGTCGGCCGGGACTACCAGGACGAGACGGTCAAGGTCCGGCTACCCCGGCTGCGCAAGGTCGGCGTCTACAAGGTCACCGTGAGGTTCAAGCCGGCCCCCGGCTCCAGCACCGAAGCATCCGTGAGGAGCACCAGGATCCTCGTGCAGAAGCGCCGCCACTAGCCTCTCCCGGTGACCTCGCTCGTCCTGGCCTCCGCCTCCCCCGCCCGCCTCGCGACGCTCCGCAGCGCGGGCGTCGAACCCGTCGTGATCGTGTCCGGCGTCGACGAGTCCCAGCTCGAGGGGCTCGCGCCGGCGGACCTCGCGCGCGGCCTCGCCGAGCTCAAGTGCGCCGCGGTGGCGCAGCGCGACGACCTGCCCGAGGGCGCGCTGGTCCTGGGCTGCGACTCGGTGCTCGAGCTGGACGGCGAGGCGCTGGGGAAGCCCGCGGACGCCGAGGAGGCGGTACGCCGCTGGCACGCGATGCGCGGGCGCAGCGGGGTGCTGCGCACCGGCCACTGCCTGCGCGACACCGCGACCGGCCGCACCGTCTCGGCGACCGCGTCCACCACCGTCCACTTCGCCGACGTCAGCGACGACGAGATCGCGGCGTACGTCGCGACCGGCGAGCCGCTGCTGGTGGCCGGCGCGTTCACCGTCGACGGCCTCGGCGGCGCGTTCGTGACCGGCATCGAGGGCGACCACCACAACGTGGTCGGGGTGAGCCTGCCGCTGCTCAGGGAGCTGACGGCGGAGCTGGGACACTCCTGGACGGCTCTGTGGTCGCCGCGTCCGGCTCCGCACCCTCCGGCAGGTACAGGTCGTTGAGGTTGATCGGCCGGTGGAAGACGAAGGTGCGGAACAGGTAGAACCGCGCCCCCAGGCCGAGCAGCAGCCCGATCACGTTGGCGGCGATGTTGTCGGAGACCGGGTCGTCGAGCCCGAGCACGTCGCGGCTGATCATCAGGCAGGCGATCGGCAGCGTCATCGTCAGCACGTTGATGGCGACGTACGCCGTGAGCCCGCCGTCGGCGTGCCGCGGCGGCCGGTCGCGGAACGCCCAGTTGCGGCTGCCGTGGTAGCTGATCCCCATGCCCACGGTGTTGGCGAGGACGTAGGCGAGGATCGGCTGGTCGGCCAGCAGCGCGTCGCGGCCCGGGACGAAGCCGTGCACCATCAGGTTGAACAGGAACAGCGCGACCATCGTGGCCAGTCCGCCGACGGCGAGGAACCGACCCGCTTCGGCGAGGACGCGCTGGCTCCGGCTGGACACGGCGCCAAGGCTAACCGCCGCCGGCCCGGCAGAGCATTCAGGCGGTCGTGCCCGGCTCCAGCCGGCTGCCGGGGGCCAGGTGCACGCCCTCGCCCACGACGGAGCCCTGGCCGACGAGGGTGACGGCATCGGGGTCGTCGAGCGCGGGTGCGCCCGGGTCGCCGACGCGGGCGTCCCGCTCAACCGTGGACTCCCCGTCCACGATGGCCCACGCCACGACCGCACCCGACCGGACGACGCAGTCGGCGTAGACCACGCTGTCGACGACCTCGGCCCCGGCCTCGACCACCACGCCCGGGCCGAGCACGCTGCGGCGCACGGTGCCGGCCACGCGGCAGCCCGGGCTGAGCATGCTGTCGACCACCTCGGCGCCGTCGAGCACCCGCGCGGGCTGGCGCTGCGGCTGACGGGTCAGCACCGGCCACTCCCGTACGCCGAGCACGCCGACGTCGTCGGTCAGCACCTCCTGGTGCGCGAGCAGGTAGAGGTGCGGCTGGCCGACGTCGCGCCAGTAGCCGTCGTGCACGTGGGCCACGACCTTGCCGCGCTCGACCAGCCGCGGCAGCAGGTGGTCGCCGAAGTCGCCCAGCCCGGTGTCGCCGGGCTCCTCGCCGGCCTCCGGGTCGGCGGAGAGCTCGCGGTGCAGGTCCTGGAGCACCTCGACCAGCACGAGGGGGTCGTAGAGGAAGATCTCGGTGGCGATGACGTCGCTCGCCGGCTCCTCGGGCTTGTACTCGAACCCGGTGACCCGGCCCTCGCCGTCCACCTCGACGACCGCGTGGTCCGAGGCCTGGTCGCCGACCGGCACCGTCGTCGTGACGACCGTGCACTCGGCGCCGGTGCGCCGGTGGGTCTCGAGCGCGTCGGCGAAGTCGAAGCGGTAGACGTGGTCGGCGCTCACGACCACCAGCACGTCGGGTGCGTGCCCCGTGACCTGGTCGCGGATTCGGTAGAGCTCGTCGGCGTTGCCCTTCGCGAACCCGTCCTCGTCGAGGCTGCCGGTCCCCTCCTGCGGCATCAGCAGCCGCAGCCCGCCGTGGTTGCGGTCCAGGTCCCAGGGCCGCCCGTTGGCCACCTGCTCCTCGAGGCTCGCGCCCTGGAACTGCACCGAGAGCCACACGTCGGAGATGCCGCTGTGCGCCAGGTTGGACAGCGGCAGGTCGACGAGCTGGAAGACCCCGGCGTACGGCAGCGCGGGCTTGGCGCGCTCGCGGGTCAGCACGTCCATGCGGCCGCCGGCGCCGCCGGCCTGGATGATGGCGAGGACGCGTTCGCGGGTCATGGGGCGAGTCTCACATGGACCCCAAGCAGCGCCGCGCCCTCACTCGACGGGCAGGCCGAGCCCGCGGGCGATGAGCATCCGCTGCACCTCGGAGGTGCCCTCGCCGATCTCGAGCACCTTGGCGTCCCGGTAGAACCGGGCGACGGGGTACTCCTCCATGAAGCCGTAGCCGCCGAAGACCTGGGTCGCGATGCGCGTCGCGGTCACCGCGGACTCGGTGGCGTAGAGCTTGGCGACCGCGGCGGCCTGCTTGAACTCCTTCATCGAGGCGCCGTGCCCGTCGGCCATCGAGTCCTTCATCGCGGCGGCGCGGTAGGTGAGCAGCCGGCTGGCGTGCAGCATCACCTCGAGGTCGGCGATCTGGAAGGCGACGCCCTGCTTGCGGCCGATCGGGCCGCCGAAGGTCTGGCGCTCCCCGGCGTACTCCAGGCTCATGTCCAGGCAGGCCTGGATGCAGCCGACCGCGAGCGCGGCGATGGCCACCCGGCCGTCGTCGAGCGTGGCGAGGAACTGGGCGTAGCCGCGGCCGCGCTCGCCGAGCAGGTTGGCCTCGGGGACCCGCGCCCCCGCGAAGCTGAGCGGGTGGGTGTCGGAGGCGTGCCAGCCGAGCTTGTCGTACGGCTTCTCGGCGGTGAATCCGGGCGTGCCCGACGGGACCAGGATCGCCGAGAGCTCGGGGCGGCCGTCGGGCCGGTCGCCGGTGCGCGCGGTGACGGCCACGACGCTGGTGATCTCGGAGCCGGAGTTGGTGATGAACTGCTTCGCGCCGTCGACCACCCACTCGCCGCCCTCGAGGACCGCCTTGGTGCGCGTGGCCCCGGCGTCCGAGCCGGCGCCCGGCTCGGTGAGGCCGAAGCCCGCGACCCGGCGGCCCGCGACCAGGTCGGGCAGCCAGGTCCGGCGCTGCTCGTCGGTGCCGAAGGTCAGGATCGGGTTGATGCCGAGACCCACCGCGGCCTCGAGGGTGATGCCCATCGACTGGTCGACCCGGCCGATCTCCTCGATCGCGACGCAGAGGCTGGTGAAGTCGCCGTCCTCCCCCGCGCCGCCGTACTCCTCGGGGGCGGTGAGGCCGAACAGCCCGAGCGCGCCCATCCGCTGCACCACGTCGACCGGGAAGTGGTGGTCGCGGTCCCACTGCGCCGCGTGCGGCGCTATCTCGGCGCGGGCGAACTCGCGCACGCTCCGGCGGAACTCCTCGTGCTCGCGGGACAGCTCGTAGGTCGTCGACGTGGTCATGCCGCCGATCGTAGCCGCGTGGTTAACACCTGTTAACCGCCGATGTGATCCGGGTGACGTAGCGTCCGCGCGGTCAGGCGGTACCCTGCCGCGCGGAGATCCCACGCGTCACGATCATCAGGAGTGTCACAAGGTGCCGGAGAGCAAGCCCCTGCAGAAGGTCCTCATCGCCAACCGCGGTGAGATCGCGGTCCGGGTCGTACGGGCCTGCAAGGACGCCGGCATCGGCAGCGTGGCGGTGTACGCCGAGCCCGACCGCGACGCCCTCTTCGTCCGGCTCGCCGACGAGGCGCACTCGCTCGGGGGCGCGACCCCGGCCGAGTCCTACCTCGACATCGCCAAGATCATCGCGGTCGCGGAGAAGGCCGGCGCCGACTCCGTGCACCCCGGCTACGGCTTCCTCGCCGAGAACGCCGAGTTCGCCCAGGCCGTCATCGACGCCGGGCTGACCTGGATCGGCCCGCCGCCCGCGGCGATCGAGGCGCTGGGCGACAAGGCCAAGGCCAAGCACATCGCCGACAAGGCGAACGCGCCGCTCGCCCCCGGCACCAAGGACCCGGTCAAGGACGCCGACGAGGTCGTCGAGTTCGCCAAGGCCAACGGGCTGCCGGTCGCCATCAAGGCGGTCTTCGGCGGCGGCGGCCGCGGCCTCAAGGTCGCCCGCACGCTCGAGGAGATCCCGGACGCCTACGAGTCGGCGGTCCGCGAGGCGGTCACCGCCTTCGGCCGCGGCGAGTGCCTGGTCGAGAAGTTCCTCGACAAGCCCCGCCACGTCGAGACCCAGTGCCTCGCAGACCAGCACGGCAACGTCGTGGTGGTCTCCACCCGCGACTGCTCGCTGCAGCGCCGCAACCAGAAGCTGGTCGAGGAGGCGCCCGCGCCGTTCCTCAGCGAGGAGCAGGTCAGCGAGCTCTACGAGTCCTCCAAGCGGATCCTGCGGGAGGCCGGCTACTACGGCGCCGGCACCTGCGAGTTCCTGGTCGCCCAGGACGGCACGATCTCCTTCCTCGAGGTCAACACCCGCCTCCAGGTCGAGCACTGCGTCTCCGAGGAGGTCACCGGCATCGACCTGGTCCGCGAGATGTTCCGGATCGCGGCCGGCGAGGAGCTGGGGTACGCCGACCCGGAGATCCGCGGTCACTCCATCGAGTTCCGCATCAACGCCGAGGACGGCGGCCGCAACTTCATGCCCGCGCCCGGCACCCTCTCCGCGTGGAGCCCGCCCGGCGGTCCCGGCGTCCGGCTCGACGGCGGCTACGAGAACGGCGAGACCATCCCCGGCTCGTTCGACTCCCTCATCGCCAAGCTGATCGTCACCGGCCGCGACCGCACCCAGGCGCTGGAGCGCTCGCGGCGGGCCCTCGACGAGTTCGTCGTCGACGGCATGCCGACGGTCATCCCGTTCCACCGGGTGGTCGTCCGCGACCCGGCGTACGTCGGCGCCTCGACCCCCACCGGCGAGGGCTCCTTCGAGGTCTACACGCAGTGGATCGAGACCGAGTTCGACAACCGGATCGCGCCGTACGCCGGGGACTCCGCGGAGGCGGAGGAGGCCGGCGAGCGGCAGACCGTCGTGGTCGAGGTCGGCGGCAAGCGGCTGGACGTCGTGATCCCCGCGGGTCTCGGCGGCCTGGCGAACGGCGCGGCCGGCGGCGGCAGCGCGAAGAAGCCGAAGCGCACGGCCGGCAAGTCGGCCGGCGCGGCCGCCTCGGGCGACGCGGTGACCAGCCCGATGCAGGGCACGGTCGTCAAGGTCGTCGTCGAGGAGGGCCAGGAGGTCGCCGAGGGCGACACCGTGGTCGTCATCGAGGCGATGAAGATGGAGCAGCCGCTCAAGGCCCACAAGGCCGGCACGGTCACCGGCCTGCAGGCCGAGGCCGGCGCCACCGTCACCAACGGAGCGGTCATCTGCGAGATCAAGTGACCGACCGCGCCCCGGAGGCGGACACCGTCTCCGGGATCGCGGAGGCGCTGCGCGCCGACCCCGTGGTCGTGCACGAGTCGATGGGCAACGGGCGGACCGAGGAGGTCCACGACGGGCTCGTCGCCCTGGTCGACGACCTGGCCGACGCGGGGGTCCCGGCGTACGTCGCGCTCGTGCAGACGCCGAACGTCGAGCTGGCCACCCGGGACTCCAGCGACGACCTGCTCCGGCTGATCCACGCCGACCTCGACCGGCCCGGGCTCTACGTCGTCAGCACGCCGGACGGGCAGCCCGCCGTCGCGACGTACGGCGTGCCGCTGGACGCCACGGACCTGAGCCTGGCCCGCTACGACGCCGTCCCCGCCGTCAGGGAGGACCTGCCCGAGGGCGAGTTCCTGGCGGCCGCCGGCGAGGCCGCGATCCTGCTGAGCGCCGCGGCCAAGGAGGACGCGACGCTGACGCCGGGCGAGGCCGAGGACCTGGTCACGAGCGGCCCCTGGATCGCGGCGTACGGCGAGGAGCCGCTCCCCTACGAGCTCGAGGACGCCCAGGGCGAGCCGCTGACCCCCGTGGTCGTCGCCGTCACCTGCGGCCTGACCGCAGTCGTGGTCGGGTGGCGGCTGCTGCGCGCCCGGGCCGCCCTGGCCGCCGGCCCGCAGGAGCAGCAGGACACGAAGACGAAGAAGCAGGGACAGCAGAAGAAGCAGCCGCGCCCCCGGGTCGCTCGGGCCGACCAGACCGCGGTCCAGGCCCCGGCGTCCGTGTCCGCCCTGCGCGAGGAGGTGGACCGCAGCATCGAGCTGGTCCCGGACGAGGTCTACGGCTGCCTGGAGGCCGCCGAGGACCTGGTCGGGTCCCGCTCCCGCCTGGAGGTCGTCGCCTCGCTGGTGCTCGCCGAGCAGGGCACGGCCCGGCTGCGGGGCGAGCCCCTGCCGGTCCGGTGCTACTTCGACCCCCGCCACGGCGCCAGCGCGCGGACCACGACGGTCTCCGGGGTGTCGGTGCCGGCCTGCGCTGCCTGCGCCGCGGCCGTCGCGGCGGGCCGCGAGCCGGACTCGCTGAGCGTCGACGGCGGCCGGCAGCCGTACTGGAAGGGCGACTCGGTCTGGGCCGAGACCGGCCTGGGGTCGATCGACCCCGACCTGTGGCGCAGGCTCGCGGAGCGGACCCGATGACGCCCCCGGGCGGTCGGCTGCGCGACGCCGTGCTCGCGCTGCTCGCCGGCGGCCTCGCGGCCGGCGGCGGCGTCGCGGTCCACGAGCTCTGGACCGACCTGCGGGCCCCGGACCTCGCGCCCGTCGGCGACCGGGTGCAGCACGCCGCGGACGCCCTCCGGGCCGGCGACCGCGTCTACGTCGCCCCCGACGCCCACGACCTGGTGCCGCCCGAGCTGGAGACCCGGCTCGAGGCGCTGGCCGACGCCTCCGAGACACCGGTCTACCTGACGGTGTGGGAGAAGAGCAGCCACGCCGGGTACGGCGGGATCTGGGACGCCGTGGGCCAGCTCGAGCGCCTGGTCGACGAGGAGGCGGTCTTCGTGGTCTACCGCGGGCCCGGCGACGGCCTGGTGGACGACTCGCTGGAGGACCCGCTGGAGGGCGAGATCCCCGAGGACTTCCACGGCGACCCGGCCCTCCGGCTGGAGGAGATCCTGACGGCCGTGGGCGAGACCCGGAGCGGGACGCCGGACGACTGGGACTACTGGGGCGGGCCGGGCGGTGCGGTCGCGGCCGGCGTGCTGCACGCGGCCGGGACGATCCCGGCGACGCTGGTCCTCATCGGCCTGGGGCGGCTGGCGCTGCGACGGAGGTTCCAGATGGTGGGCGGATGGCGATGACCGGCGCGGCGCGAGCGGACGACGAGCTGCTCACCTCGATCTGGACGGCCCTGGACACCACGGGCGTCTGGGTCGCGCCCGAGCTGGCCCGCGAGGTCGCGGCGGAGGACCTGGCCGAGATCCAGGACGCCGTCGCCGACTCGCCGGTGCCGCTCTACGTCGTGGTCCAGCCGCTCCGCGACGGCGACGCGTTCGGCGGCGACCCCGCGGAGCTCCTGACCCAGCTGCACGACGACTTCGGCGCCGACGGCGTCTACCTCGCCCCGCAGTTCTTCGGCGGCCCCGATCACGTGAACCTCGTGGACCGCGCCTGGGGCAGCGAGGTCGACGCCTGGCAGGCCGGCTCCGTGGCCGAGCACCGGCACGGCGACGGCGAGGGGCGCATCGACGACCTGGGCGCCTACCTCGCCGACGTCGCCCGGCTGGTCTCCGACGGCGACGCCCAGGAGGCGTGGGAGGAGGAGGTCCAGCCGACGCTCACCACCACCACCGACCCGGGCGGCACCGCCACCTCCCCCGACGACGGCCCCCCGGTCCTCGGCCTCGTCGGCGCCGGGCTCGCGGTGCTGCTGGTCGCGGCGGTCGTCGTACGCCGGCGCAAGCCGCGCACCTTCACGCTCCCCGACTCCGTGGTCGACCAGCTCCGCGAGGCGCACGCCGACCGGGTCGAGCAGCAGGCCCGCACCCTGGTGCTGGAGCTGGGCGAGGCGGTGCACCGCTCCGACCTGGACGCCGACCACGACGCCGGCGCCTGGCAGGCCGCCCTGGACCACTACGAGGCGGCCACCCGCGTGCTGGACCGGTCCCAGGACCTGGGGATCCTCGACGCCGTCGGGGCGCTCGTGCTCGCCCGCCAGGGACGCGCGGCCCTCGACGCGGCGACCTCCGGGCACCCGTTCGTGCCGCTGCGGCTGTGCTACCTCAACCCGCTGCACGACGCGCCGACCAAGGCGCCGCTGCGGCTCGAGCAGCACGGCCGGACCCTGACGGTGCCGGTCTGCTCGACCTGCCG contains:
- a CDS encoding glucose-1-phosphate adenylyltransferase family protein, which produces MTRERVLAIIQAGGAGGRMDVLTRERAKPALPYAGVFQLVDLPLSNLAHSGISDVWLSVQFQGASLEEQVANGRPWDLDRNHGGLRLLMPQEGTGSLDEDGFAKGNADELYRIRDQVTGHAPDVLVVVSADHVYRFDFADALETHRRTGAECTVVTTTVPVGDQASDHAVVEVDGEGRVTGFEYKPEEPASDVIATEIFLYDPLVLVEVLQDLHRELSADPEAGEEPGDTGLGDFGDHLLPRLVERGKVVAHVHDGYWRDVGQPHLYLLAHQEVLTDDVGVLGVREWPVLTRQPQRQPARVLDGAEVVDSMLSPGCRVAGTVRRSVLGPGVVVEAGAEVVDSVVYADCVVRSGAVVAWAIVDGESTVERDARVGDPGAPALDDPDAVTLVGQGSVVGEGVHLAPGSRLEPGTTA
- a CDS encoding acyl-CoA dehydrogenase family protein; this translates as MTTSTTYELSREHEEFRRSVREFARAEIAPHAAQWDRDHHFPVDVVQRMGALGLFGLTAPEEYGGAGEDGDFTSLCVAIEEIGRVDQSMGITLEAAVGLGINPILTFGTDEQRRTWLPDLVAGRRVAGFGLTEPGAGSDAGATRTKAVLEGGEWVVDGAKQFITNSGSEITSVVAVTARTGDRPDGRPELSAILVPSGTPGFTAEKPYDKLGWHASDTHPLSFAGARVPEANLLGERGRGYAQFLATLDDGRVAIAALAVGCIQACLDMSLEYAGERQTFGGPIGRKQGVAFQIADLEVMLHASRLLTYRAAAMKDSMADGHGASMKEFKQAAAVAKLYATESAVTATRIATQVFGGYGFMEEYPVARFYRDAKVLEIGEGTSEVQRMLIARGLGLPVE
- a CDS encoding acetyl/propionyl/methylcrotonyl-CoA carboxylase subunit alpha, whose product is MPESKPLQKVLIANRGEIAVRVVRACKDAGIGSVAVYAEPDRDALFVRLADEAHSLGGATPAESYLDIAKIIAVAEKAGADSVHPGYGFLAENAEFAQAVIDAGLTWIGPPPAAIEALGDKAKAKHIADKANAPLAPGTKDPVKDADEVVEFAKANGLPVAIKAVFGGGGRGLKVARTLEEIPDAYESAVREAVTAFGRGECLVEKFLDKPRHVETQCLADQHGNVVVVSTRDCSLQRRNQKLVEEAPAPFLSEEQVSELYESSKRILREAGYYGAGTCEFLVAQDGTISFLEVNTRLQVEHCVSEEVTGIDLVREMFRIAAGEELGYADPEIRGHSIEFRINAEDGGRNFMPAPGTLSAWSPPGGPGVRLDGGYENGETIPGSFDSLIAKLIVTGRDRTQALERSRRALDEFVVDGMPTVIPFHRVVVRDPAYVGASTPTGEGSFEVYTQWIETEFDNRIAPYAGDSAEAEEAGERQTVVVEVGGKRLDVVIPAGLGGLANGAAGGGSAKKPKRTAGKSAGAAASGDAVTSPMQGTVVKVVVEEGQEVAEGDTVVVIEAMKMEQPLKAHKAGTVTGLQAEAGATVTNGAVICEIK